The genomic DNA CACCATTTAAACCTAATACGCCGATTTTCGCGCCGGGGAAAAAACTTAATGAGATATCTTTTAAGATTGTGCGCTTTGGTGGGACCACCTTGCTCACTCGATTCATGGAGAAAATAAATTTATCTGGCAATGCCATAGTAGAACCCTTTATTTTTGAAGGAAATGAAACTAAGTGGCATTTTAAGTTAAAGGGGTAGGGCAAGCAAATAGGTTTGAATTAATTGTGTGGAGTAGCTTGTATTTGATCCTATCTTGCTTCATTCTCGCCGGAATTTGATTACACTATGCAACTTTTTTGATGGCTATCATATATTGAGCACTAACTTGAACTGTATCGCTTTGCTTATCCAGAACTGAGATTATTTAATGTCTAAAATTTTTATTATCGGTTTACCCCGTACCGGCACGACCAGTATCAGTGTTGCCTTGCTCGGTTGCGGTTTTAAAGTGGCTCACACGGCATTTACCAAACAAGCCTTTGTACTGGCTGATGTCATTTCAGATGCGCCCTGTTTTTCTGACTATCCGCAGTTAGATGCTCTTTTTCCTGATTCTAAATTTGTTTATTTGCAACGAGACCTGACAAAATGGATCCCTTCGATGCAACGTCTTCTAAGCAAAATGGCGCCTCATCTGTTACCTAAAACAGGCCATTTTAGTCCTGTGTTGAAACGCAGTTTTGCGCAAACCTTTGCCACAGAAGACCCTCAACTATTAACAGAGTCTCATTTGACGGCCTGTTACCTGCGCCACGAACAACAAGTTGAAGCCTATTTTACAGGGCGACAAGATTTGTTGACGATTGATATCAGTGAGAAGAATAGCTTGCAGGCATTGATGTTATTTCTCGGCCTAACATCGGATAAACAGGCGCAATTTCCACACTTAAATAAAGGTACCCAAGTAGCGAATTGGAAAGCTTACAAACACGCTAATAAAATAAATAGCCACAGCGCAGGGCCGGATCATCGTCAGTTTTTTGATTATTAATAAGTTAAATTGAATGCATGCTGATGTTCACTGCAAGAGTGAGGCAGGCGGGTTTTTCATTATTAGAGATCATGAGCGCGTTGGTGATTTCTAATATTGCGCTACTGGGTTTAGCCACGGGACAAATTAAAGGTCGTTATTGGCTATGCAATATTTGTTCGCTATATTAATGGCGTAATTTAATACGGGGAGAATCAAGCGATGCGCTCCCTATCATCAACCCTCTCCGTTCTCAGTCAATGATGTCCTTGGTGTTCAATACAACAGGGTGATATTTAATATGATGTAAAATTTCCTTCCTATGAGCCTCTATTTCAGCAAACTTCATTTAAAAATTAATGAAATTATTCATTACCTATGAATATTTCTCATTATTATTGAAAATTTATTCATTTCATTTCCTCTATGCAAGGGGCGAAAGTTTGCGTAAAATGAGCTACATCAAAAAAATCATTAAATTTAACTGACTACCAGTTATTTCAATTAGGAGAAACGCATGTTTAACCGCGATATGAATATTGCAGATTACGATCCAGAGCTATGGGAATCAATGACGGGCGAAGTTCAACGTCAAGAAGATCACATCGAGCTAATTGCATCTGAAAACTACACAAGCCCACGTGTAATGGAAGCGCAAGGTAGTCAGCTTACAAACAAATATGCAGAAGGTTACCCTGGTAAGCGTTACTACGGTGGTTGTGAGTATGTTGATGTTGCTGAGTCTTTAGCGATTGAACGTGCTAAATCTTTATTTGGTGCTGATTACGCAAACGTACAGCCACACGCAGGCTCTCAAGCAAACAGTGCTGTTTACGCTGCACTTTGTAATGCTGGCGATACAGTATTAGGCATGAGTCTTGCTCACGGTGGTCACTTAACACACGGTGCTAAAGTAAGTTTCTCTGGTAAAACTTATAATTCAGTTCAGTACGGAATCAACCCTGATACAGGTATTCTTGATTACGCTGAAGTTGAGCGTTTAGCTGTTGAACACAAACCAAAAATGATTATCGCTGGTTTCTCTGCGTACTCAGGTGTTGTTGATTGGGCTAAATTCCGTGAAATCGCTGACAAAGTAGGTGCTTACCTCTTTGTTGATATGGCCCACGTTGCTGGTCTTGTGGCTGCGGGTCTTTACCCTAACCCAGTACCATTTGCTGATGTTGTTACAACGACAACGCATAAAACATTAGGTGGTCCACGTGGTGGTCTTATCCTTGCTAAAGCAAATGCTGAGATTGAGAAGAAATTAAACTCAGCTGTTTTCCCTGGTGGTCAAGGTGGCCCATTAATGCACGTTGTTGCAGCTAAAGCGGTTGCATTTAAAGAGTGTGCTGAACCAGAATTCAAAGCGTACCAAGAGTCTGTTTTAGCTAATGCTAAAGCGATGGTTGCTGTATTCCAAAAGCGTGATTACAAAATCGTTTCTAATGGTACTGAAAACCACCTTTTCCTTGTTGATTTAATCGCTCAAGATATCACGGGTAAAGAAGCGGATGCAGCATTAGGTCTTGCTCACATCACTGTGAACATGAACTCTGTACCAAACGATCCACGTTCTCCGTTTGTTACATCTGGTCTGCGTATCGGTACACCTGCATTTACTCGCCGTGGTGCAACTGTTGCTGATGCAACTGAGCTTGCTGGTTGGATTTGTGACATCCTAGATGTTATCAAAGATGAAGAAAAACTAGCTGCAACCATTGAAGCTGTTAAAGTAAAGGCTGCTGCATTCTGTAAAGCAAACCCTGTTTACGGTTAATCGCTAACGCGTTACTATAAAAAGCCACACTCTGTGTGGTTTTTTTTTATCTGGTGTTTGTTATATCCAACGAAATAATACTAATGGAATTAAAAAAGTGATTAGTCTTGATTGTTAAAATTTCGATAATATAACAATTATTTACGTTTTTTTGCCTGTATTAAGCCACTTTTATTGCTCAAAATTTAGATCATTTTTTCAATTCTTTTAGGATTATACCAAACGAAATAAATAGCGGGTCTAATTTACTGGTTGAAGCAACTTACCTCTTCGTTGAAACGTTCGTAAAAGGGAACAGCCATTTATGTTAAGTTTCGCCTTGATTTAAGTCACTTTTCCTGAGCAAAATTTAGACCACATACTTAATTCGATTGATATTATTCAACAATAAGGTTAACAGTGCATTTTTATAGAATACAATCAGAGCAAAAAAAGCAGGACTATCATCACTATTTGCAAGTGGTTGGAGGTTTATCCAACCTGTTTTCTGAATCTACGGCACCATATCTCTATTATCGCGCAGCTGAACGTATCTTTTGTCGTGCCTTTAATGCAGAAGATCTGTCACGAGGAGATGTCGCGATTGATGCGATGAAAAACGGTGTTGGCATTGGTCTTAAAACATTTTTAATAGGCAATCAAAAGTCTTGGCAAAAAGTGGCTGAGTTTAATCGTGATCGAAGTAAATATATTGACTTACCTACATTAGAGATGGTGAAAGAGGTTGCTCGTTTAAGAAATGCACGCATTAATTTTACGATAAGACTTTATCGATTAAAACGTGTTATTTATCATTGTGTGGTGCGAGACAAGGGAGTTTTCCATCTTTTTGAAGAGCCTATGCATTTGGTCGATATTGAAAATATCAAGCTGATTAATAATAACAGTAATTCAATTATTTTTACCGATGGTATTGCGGATTATAATTTTTCATTATCAAAGAGTACGTTATTAAAACGTTTTAATACATCCCACTATGCAGCAAGCTTTAACATTGATATCGCTGATGATCCTCTGTCTCAACTCAGTGAGCAAATGCGATTAACGACACAATTAAGCCCTAAATTAAAATCATTCGATACTATTTACCTTCCTCTGTATGGGCGTAATAAAACCGTCTTTGAGCGAAGTGGATTAAATCAATGGAATGCGAATGGCCGAAAACGCGATCCCGATGAGGTTTATATTCCCATACCAAGTTGGATTCATGATAAGTTTCCTGATTTTTTCCCTGAGCAAGATGTTCCATTTTCAGTTCGCTTACCTTCTGGGCAACGGTTGAGCTGTAAACTATGTCAAGCAGGGCGTAAAGCATTGATGTCTAATCCAAATGTTGATTTAGGTCGCTGGATTTTACGAAGTGTGTTACAACTTGAATATGATCAGTTAGTTAATTATTCACAATTACAAACACTGGGTGTTGATTCTCTACGCTTAGATAAAATAGCTGAAGGGGAATACCAGATTAATTTTAGTAAAATAGAAAGCTATGAAGAGTTTAGCGATTTGAATCGCTTTAAATAATAGATAAAAAGAGAGGCAGTATGTATTGTCCATTTTGTAGTGCACAGGATACCAAAGTTATCGATTCCCGTCTGGTCGCAGATGGCTCGCAGGTGCGCCGTCGTCGTGCTTGTAATGAATGTAATGAGCGTTTTACCACCTTTGAAAGTGCTGAATTATTGATGCCTCGTTTAATTAAATCTGATGGACGTCGTGAGCCCTTTGACGATGAAAAATTGTTAGTGGGTATTAATCGCGCCTTAGAGAAACGCCCAGTCAGTATTGAAGCGATTGAAGTGAGCGTGAATAAATTAAAAACGATTCTTCGTGCAACAGGTGAAAGAGAAGTTACTTCTAAAATGGTCGGTGAATTGGTAATGGATTTACTAAAAAGCTTGGATAAAATTGCTTATATCCGTTTTGCATCTGTTTATCGCTCTTTTGAAGATGTTAAAGAGTTTGGTGAAGAGATCGCTAGACTAGAAAAGTAATGCTTAGTTCATCATTATATAAATGGGTAAACTACGATGATATTATTTATGGCTGACATAATTCAGCCGTAAGTTATTATACCAAATGAAGGAAATAGCTGATCTATTATACTGGTTAAAGTAACTTATCTCTTCCTTGAAACGTTGGTAAAGGGAACCCTGCACAAAATGTAGATCACATACTTAATTCGCTTGATATTATTCTATTTATAAATGAAATTTTACTTCTTACATTAAAGGTAATTAATGAGTTCAACTGCATTTTCAGACCAAGATAAAGCCTATATGGCCCAAGCCATCACACTTGCTAAAAAAGGCCGCTTTACGACTGCGCCTAACCCTAATGTAGGTTGTGTTATTGTGGCTAATAACATCATCGTTGGTGAAGGTTTTCATTTTAAAGCTGGAGAGCCACACGCGGAGGTCCATGCATTAGCAATGGCTGGAACCAAAGCCATTAATGCTACTTGTTATGTGACCTTAGAGCCTTGCTCGCACTTTGGGCGGACGCCACCCTGCGCTATTGCGTTGACTAAAGCGGGCATTAAACGGGTCGTGATTGCCATGGTTGATCCTAACCCTAAAGTTGCAGGACGCGGTATTGCAATTTTAGAAGAGGCAGGTATTCAAGTTGATGTGGGCCTATTAGAAGCTAAAGCGAACTCCTTGAATTTGGGCTTTATCAAGCGCATGAAAACGAAAACAGCGCGTGTGACGGTAAAAATGGCATCAAGTTTAGATGGAAAAACAGCGCTTCATAATGGCAAAAGTCAGTGGATAACCGGTCCTAAAGCTCGCATAGATGTACAATATTACCGTGCAATGCAGGGAGCTATTTTAACCGGAAGTGGCACCATAATGGCCGATGATCCAAGTTTAAATGTGCGCTTTCCTGAGTTACAGCAATCGTCACAATTTAATGATGAAATTGTTGAAACACAGTTGCGTCAACCTATTCGTATTATTTTAGACTCGCACAATAAATTAACGCTTAATGAAAAACTTTTTAGTCTTCAAGGTAAAGTGTTGTTAGTGTCGCTTTCACCGCGCGTAGATTTAAACACCTTAACCTTTGTTGCTGATGTTGAACAGATTATTGCCCGCGACGATGGGCATGGTCGTGTCGATTTGAAACAGCTATTGCAACTACTAAATACCTATGAAATTAATGACCTGTGGGTAGAAGCAGGGGCTACATTGGCGGGCGAGTTTTTCAAGCAACAATTAGTTGATCAATTTATATTGTATCAATCACCGAAATTAATGGGCGATCAGTCCAGAAACTTAGTAAACTTACCTAACTATTCTGAAATGGGTGATGTCGTACAGTTAGCGTTGAAAAATGTCACGTTAATTGGCGATGATATCCGTATAATAAGTGATCGAGATTAATATGTTTACAGGCATTATCGAAGCCGTTGGCTCAATTACCACTATCAAACGTCATGCAAAAGATATGACCATTACCGTCGACTGCGGTGAATTAGACCTTTGTGATGTGAAACTGGGGGATAGTATTGCCCATAATGGTGTTTGCCTAACGGTAACACAATTGCATGATAATGGTTATGATGTTGATATATCAAACGAAACTATTCAGCGCAGTGGATTTTCTGCAATTAAACCAGGCTTTGCGATCAACCTTGAAAAAGCGATGCAAGTCACCTCTCGTTTTGGCGGACACATTGTTAGCGGACACGTTGATGGCGTTGGTGAAATAACGACAATTAGTCAATTAGGCAGCGCCGTTGAATATTGGATAAAAGCACCGGATAGCTTAGCAAAATATATTGCTGAAAAAGGTTCAATTACCGTTGATGGGATAAGTTTAACAACCAACTCGATTGATGGTGCATCCTTTAAGTTGACCATCATTCCACACACCATTTCACAAACTACGATGACTCATTATCAGGTTGGTACGTTAGTCAATTTAGAGGTCGATGTTGTTTCACGTTATTTAGAACGATTATTAATGGGTGATAAGGCAGCCTATAGTGGCTCGGAAAGTGATAGCCCAGAAAAAGAATCAACCCTATCGCTGCTTGCTCGCAGTGGTTTTATGGGTTAAGTAAAGCATTTATTTAGTAAGGATAAAAAATGAAATTAAATACAACGGCTGAGATTATTGAAGATATTCGCCTTGGTAAAATGGTTATCTTAATGGACGATGAAGATCGTGAAAATGAAGGTGATTTAATCATGGCTGCGGATATGGTAACCCCCGAAGCAATCAACTTTATGGCCAAATATGGCCGTGGTTTAATCTGCTTAACCTTGACCGAAGCACGCTGTGAACAGCTTAAACTGCCACTAATGGTCGATGATAATACGGCTGCCTTTTCAACTAACTTCACGGTTTCAATTGAAGCTGCTGAAGGTGTCACAACAGGTATTTCAGCTGCCGACCGTGCGATTACGGTGCAACGTGCTGTTGCCTTAAATGCAAAACCGACTGACATTGTTATGCCTGGTCATATTTTCCCACTTAAAGCACAAGCTGGTGGTGTATTAACACGTGCAGGACATACCGAAGCAGGCTGTGACTTAGCGCGTTTAGCTGGGCGTGAACCAGCGGGTGTGATTGTTGAAATATTAAATGAAGATGGCAGCATGGCACGCCGAGCTGATTTAGAAGTATTCGCTGAAAAACACGGCATTAAATTAGGTACTGTGGCTGACTTAATTGAATATCGCAATAATAATGAAACGACTATCGAAAAAGTATCAAGCTGTAAATTACCCACTGAATTTGGTGAGTTTGACCTTGTTGCATACCAAGATACTATCGATAAACAGGTTCACTTTGCGTTGGTTAATGGTGAAGTAAAAGAGGGGGACGTAACTAATGTTCGTGTACATCTTCAAAATACATTCTCTGATAACTTCTTTTCTGAGCGTCTATCACAACAAACATGGCCAATGCGTAATGCTTTACAACGTTTAGCAAAAGATGGTGGCATTTTGGTGATGTTAGGCCATCAAGAAACAGCAGAATCATTAATTGAACAAGTTAAGAATATTGCTAAAGAAGATGCGGGTGAACGTGTGGCTGCAAAAACACAGGGAGCAAGTCGCCGAGTTGGGGTTGGCTCGCAAATTTTACGTGATTTAGGCGTGCAAAAAATGGCACTGTTAAGTTCAGAGAAACGCTACCATGCACTGTCAGGTTTCGGTCTTGAAGTAGTTGATTACATCACTGAATAACGTGATTAAGTCAAAAATGACCGAGAAAGATTAACAGATCCTAGTAGATAAAAAAAAGTGTGCTAGAATGCACACTTTCTTTGTAAGACACGTTAAGTAAGGGTAGAAAATGAAAATAATTGAAGGTGGCTTAGCTGCACCAAATGCGAAAATCGCAATTGTAATCTCTCGTTTTAACAGCTTTATTAATGAGCAGTTACTAGCGGGTGCCGTTGATACCCTTAAACGTACAGGTCAAGTGCAAGATGACAACATTACTGTTGTTCGTATGCCGGGCGCTGTTGAGTTACCGTTAGTCGCTAAGCGTGTTGCTGCTTCTAAAAAACACGATGCAATTATTGCACTTGGTACGGTTATTCGTGGTGGCACACCACACTTTGAATTTGTTGCTAACGAATGTAATAAAGGGTTAGCACAAGTTTCTTTAGACTATGATATTCCAGTTGCTTTTGGTGTATTAACAACAGATTCAATCGATCAAGCAATCGAGCGAGCTGGTACTAAAATGGGTAATAAAGGTAGCGAAGCTGCACTTAGCGCACTAGAGATGGTTAATGTGATGGCGGAATTAGGTTAATGAAAATGAAACCCGCTGAACGTCGACGCGCACGTCAATTTGCAGTGCAAGCTGTCTACCAATGGCAAATTACAGGTGCTACCTTTGCGCAGATTGTTGATCAATTTACCGTCGACCAAGATCTTTCAAAAACAGATGTGCCTTATTTTAAAGAGTTACTTTCTGGTGTAATTAATCGTGCAGATGTCCTTGACGAAAAATTATCACCTTACTTGTCTCGTAAAATTAAAGACGTAGATATGGTTGATCTTGCTATTTTACGCTTAGCGATGTTTGAGCTAACTTATCGTACTGACGTACCCGAAAAAGTAGTGCTGAACGAAGCTATTGAACTTGCTAAAGACTTTGCTACTGACGAATCGTACAAATTCGTTAATGGTGTTTTAGATAAAGCATTGCGTAGTTTGAAATTACGCGACGCATAAAGTGCTTTAAGGATGAAATGCAGTATCCAGTGTTTTATCGCTAAAAATAAAAATCCAGTCGCTTTTGCCACTGGATTTTTTTGTATTAATTCAATTGGTCTAATACCAAACCCATTAAATTACTGATTAATCTTACTGGTTAAAAGAAGCTATTTCAGCGTTAAAAATTTCGTAAAGGGAACAACCATTTGCATCAATTTTCGCCTTGAACTAACTCCTTTTTCCTGCGTAATATTTGATCACTATATTAGCGGAATTGGTATAATCTCAAGTTTGCGATTGCTATGATGATATGCCTTGAACGACGAAATATAAGTGGCACACGTAAAAATTAAATATAATAGTTTTCGTTAATCAGAGCTGAGATTAAAAGAAAAGAGGTAACAATGAATAAAAGTTTCATCACCAACTTCATCGCTGCGCTTATTTTAGTTGCAGGTTTATTATTACAGCAAGATATCTTAGCTATGGTCGGATTATTTGCACTTTCTGGTGCACTGACGAACTGGCTTGCGGTATTTATGTTATTTGAAAAAGTACCTTTTCTGTATGGCTCAGGTGTTGTGCCTGCACATTTTGAAGAGTTTAAAAAAGGTATTCGCACGCTGATGATGGAACAGTTTTTTACCCTTGAGAATGTAGATCGCTTTTTAAGTGCGGGCATGCTTTCTCCTGCACATTTAAATCTTGTACCAGTGGTTGAAAAGGTTGATCTTAACCCTACCTATGATGGTTTAATCAAAGTGATTATGGATTCCTCTTTTGGCCCGATGTTAGGCATGTTTGGTGGTGAGGAGGCTCTGGTGCCTCTGCGCGAACCTTTTATTAAGCATATGAAAAAATCCATTATAGAACTCACGCAGGATGAACAATTTATTGAGCTGTTAAAAGAAGAGATTGAACAGCCTGATATGATGCAAGATATCTTGGCGAAAATTGAAAAAATTATTGAGCAACGCTTAAACGAATTAACGCCACAACTTGTAAAAGAGATCATTCAGGCAATGATTAAAAAGCATCTTGGATGGTTAGTTGTTTGGGGGGGCGTGTTTGGTGGACTTATTGGCTTTATAACAACATTTATTGTTTAAATCATAATATTATTAACAACAGCATAAGCTATTCGCTGTTGTTAAATGCCATCCCATTTCAGGCTATGTTGATCCTATTTCTTCCTTGCTCCTTTGCTTGATAAAGGGCTCTATCAACACGTTTTAATAGAGTATCCATATTTTTATCTCGCTGACTGAATTGACCTAGCCCACCACTAACAGTGATATTTAATTGCTTATCTTCTAAAGGGATCTTTAGCTGAGATATATTAAATATTAACCGCTCGCAAGCAGCTTGTACATTATTTACCGCGACATCAGGCATGATAATAAGAAACTCTTCTCCACCTAAGCGTGCGATGGTATCGATGTTACGTATATTCGCTTTTAAAAAATGACTTAATGTAACAAGCACCTGATCACCAGCATCGTGTCCATAGGTATCGTTGATTTTTTTAAAA from Psychromonas sp. psych-6C06 includes the following:
- a CDS encoding sulfotransferase family protein translates to MSKIFIIGLPRTGTTSISVALLGCGFKVAHTAFTKQAFVLADVISDAPCFSDYPQLDALFPDSKFVYLQRDLTKWIPSMQRLLSKMAPHLLPKTGHFSPVLKRSFAQTFATEDPQLLTESHLTACYLRHEQQVEAYFTGRQDLLTIDISEKNSLQALMLFLGLTSDKQAQFPHLNKGTQVANWKAYKHANKINSHSAGPDHRQFFDY
- a CDS encoding prepilin-type N-terminal cleavage/methylation domain-containing protein — encoded protein: MFTARVRQAGFSLLEIMSALVISNIALLGLATGQIKGRYWLCNICSLY
- the glyA gene encoding serine hydroxymethyltransferase, which translates into the protein MFNRDMNIADYDPELWESMTGEVQRQEDHIELIASENYTSPRVMEAQGSQLTNKYAEGYPGKRYYGGCEYVDVAESLAIERAKSLFGADYANVQPHAGSQANSAVYAALCNAGDTVLGMSLAHGGHLTHGAKVSFSGKTYNSVQYGINPDTGILDYAEVERLAVEHKPKMIIAGFSAYSGVVDWAKFREIADKVGAYLFVDMAHVAGLVAAGLYPNPVPFADVVTTTTHKTLGGPRGGLILAKANAEIEKKLNSAVFPGGQGGPLMHVVAAKAVAFKECAEPEFKAYQESVLANAKAMVAVFQKRDYKIVSNGTENHLFLVDLIAQDITGKEADAALGLAHITVNMNSVPNDPRSPFVTSGLRIGTPAFTRRGATVADATELAGWICDILDVIKDEEKLAATIEAVKVKAAAFCKANPVYG
- a CDS encoding restriction endonuclease PLD domain-containing protein — translated: MHFYRIQSEQKKQDYHHYLQVVGGLSNLFSESTAPYLYYRAAERIFCRAFNAEDLSRGDVAIDAMKNGVGIGLKTFLIGNQKSWQKVAEFNRDRSKYIDLPTLEMVKEVARLRNARINFTIRLYRLKRVIYHCVVRDKGVFHLFEEPMHLVDIENIKLINNNSNSIIFTDGIADYNFSLSKSTLLKRFNTSHYAASFNIDIADDPLSQLSEQMRLTTQLSPKLKSFDTIYLPLYGRNKTVFERSGLNQWNANGRKRDPDEVYIPIPSWIHDKFPDFFPEQDVPFSVRLPSGQRLSCKLCQAGRKALMSNPNVDLGRWILRSVLQLEYDQLVNYSQLQTLGVDSLRLDKIAEGEYQINFSKIESYEEFSDLNRFK
- the nrdR gene encoding transcriptional regulator NrdR, producing MYCPFCSAQDTKVIDSRLVADGSQVRRRRACNECNERFTTFESAELLMPRLIKSDGRREPFDDEKLLVGINRALEKRPVSIEAIEVSVNKLKTILRATGEREVTSKMVGELVMDLLKSLDKIAYIRFASVYRSFEDVKEFGEEIARLEK
- the ribD gene encoding bifunctional diaminohydroxyphosphoribosylaminopyrimidine deaminase/5-amino-6-(5-phosphoribosylamino)uracil reductase RibD, whose product is MSSTAFSDQDKAYMAQAITLAKKGRFTTAPNPNVGCVIVANNIIVGEGFHFKAGEPHAEVHALAMAGTKAINATCYVTLEPCSHFGRTPPCAIALTKAGIKRVVIAMVDPNPKVAGRGIAILEEAGIQVDVGLLEAKANSLNLGFIKRMKTKTARVTVKMASSLDGKTALHNGKSQWITGPKARIDVQYYRAMQGAILTGSGTIMADDPSLNVRFPELQQSSQFNDEIVETQLRQPIRIILDSHNKLTLNEKLFSLQGKVLLVSLSPRVDLNTLTFVADVEQIIARDDGHGRVDLKQLLQLLNTYEINDLWVEAGATLAGEFFKQQLVDQFILYQSPKLMGDQSRNLVNLPNYSEMGDVVQLALKNVTLIGDDIRIISDRD
- a CDS encoding riboflavin synthase, coding for MFTGIIEAVGSITTIKRHAKDMTITVDCGELDLCDVKLGDSIAHNGVCLTVTQLHDNGYDVDISNETIQRSGFSAIKPGFAINLEKAMQVTSRFGGHIVSGHVDGVGEITTISQLGSAVEYWIKAPDSLAKYIAEKGSITVDGISLTTNSIDGASFKLTIIPHTISQTTMTHYQVGTLVNLEVDVVSRYLERLLMGDKAAYSGSESDSPEKESTLSLLARSGFMG
- the ribBA gene encoding bifunctional 3,4-dihydroxy-2-butanone-4-phosphate synthase/GTP cyclohydrolase II; translated protein: MKLNTTAEIIEDIRLGKMVILMDDEDRENEGDLIMAADMVTPEAINFMAKYGRGLICLTLTEARCEQLKLPLMVDDNTAAFSTNFTVSIEAAEGVTTGISAADRAITVQRAVALNAKPTDIVMPGHIFPLKAQAGGVLTRAGHTEAGCDLARLAGREPAGVIVEILNEDGSMARRADLEVFAEKHGIKLGTVADLIEYRNNNETTIEKVSSCKLPTEFGEFDLVAYQDTIDKQVHFALVNGEVKEGDVTNVRVHLQNTFSDNFFSERLSQQTWPMRNALQRLAKDGGILVMLGHQETAESLIEQVKNIAKEDAGERVAAKTQGASRRVGVGSQILRDLGVQKMALLSSEKRYHALSGFGLEVVDYITE
- the ribE gene encoding 6,7-dimethyl-8-ribityllumazine synthase, giving the protein MKIIEGGLAAPNAKIAIVISRFNSFINEQLLAGAVDTLKRTGQVQDDNITVVRMPGAVELPLVAKRVAASKKHDAIIALGTVIRGGTPHFEFVANECNKGLAQVSLDYDIPVAFGVLTTDSIDQAIERAGTKMGNKGSEAALSALEMVNVMAELG
- the nusB gene encoding transcription antitermination factor NusB; translation: MKPAERRRARQFAVQAVYQWQITGATFAQIVDQFTVDQDLSKTDVPYFKELLSGVINRADVLDEKLSPYLSRKIKDVDMVDLAILRLAMFELTYRTDVPEKVVLNEAIELAKDFATDESYKFVNGVLDKALRSLKLRDA
- a CDS encoding DUF445 family protein is translated as MNKSFITNFIAALILVAGLLLQQDILAMVGLFALSGALTNWLAVFMLFEKVPFLYGSGVVPAHFEEFKKGIRTLMMEQFFTLENVDRFLSAGMLSPAHLNLVPVVEKVDLNPTYDGLIKVIMDSSFGPMLGMFGGEEALVPLREPFIKHMKKSIIELTQDEQFIELLKEEIEQPDMMQDILAKIEKIIEQRLNELTPQLVKEIIQAMIKKHLGWLVVWGGVFGGLIGFITTFIV